In Caldisphaera lagunensis DSM 15908, a single genomic region encodes these proteins:
- the prf1 gene encoding peptide chain release factor aRF-1: MSNLEEKLLINKKQLAQVLKELKEWSAPATVLLSLYVPPGRPIGDVLQLLRDELSISDNIKLKRTRQAVKRAVSAAMDRVSMLQKIPQNGLVAFCGENMDTGEFICDMFSPPEKVPVFYYRTDKKFVLEILEEMIQSEDVVGIVIVERDQATIGILKGSRLEVLDEVEDYIPGKHMMGGQSQRRIDRIIEQMVDEFLKRLGERVNNYFLPYLEMGKLKAIIIAGPGYAKEDFVKSGYLDYRLQQLVNKELIDVAYQGEQGLREVVMKAQDVVQFAMYREASDALETFKGHLARNTGLVVYGEDDVKRALEMGMVSILLLHEDVNIERWKEEAEKSGAKVIVIPNSLPESDWFYKTFGGVAGILRYKIG; this comes from the coding sequence ATGTCAAACTTAGAAGAGAAGCTATTGATAAATAAGAAACAGCTTGCCCAGGTATTGAAAGAACTAAAAGAGTGGAGCGCCCCAGCTACTGTTTTGCTTAGCCTATACGTTCCTCCCGGTAGACCTATTGGGGATGTATTGCAACTATTAAGAGATGAGCTATCTATAAGCGATAACATTAAGCTTAAGCGAACAAGACAAGCTGTTAAAAGGGCTGTATCTGCAGCCATGGATAGGGTATCTATGCTACAAAAGATACCACAAAATGGATTGGTGGCTTTTTGTGGAGAAAATATGGATACAGGGGAATTTATATGTGATATGTTTAGTCCCCCTGAAAAAGTACCAGTATTTTATTATAGAACTGATAAGAAATTTGTTTTAGAAATTTTAGAAGAAATGATACAAAGTGAAGATGTTGTTGGAATAGTAATAGTTGAAAGGGATCAAGCAACTATTGGAATACTTAAGGGTAGTAGGCTTGAGGTTTTGGATGAAGTAGAAGATTATATACCTGGAAAACATATGATGGGTGGGCAAAGTCAGCGAAGAATTGATAGAATTATAGAGCAAATGGTTGATGAATTTTTAAAGAGGTTAGGTGAAAGGGTAAACAATTATTTCTTGCCATATTTAGAAATGGGAAAGCTTAAAGCAATTATAATTGCAGGCCCTGGCTATGCAAAAGAAGACTTTGTAAAATCAGGTTATTTGGATTATAGATTACAACAATTAGTTAACAAGGAGTTAATAGATGTTGCGTATCAAGGTGAACAAGGTTTAAGAGAAGTTGTAATGAAGGCTCAAGATGTTGTCCAATTTGCAATGTATAGAGAAGCAAGCGATGCATTGGAAACATTTAAAGGACATCTAGCAAGAAATACAGGTCTAGTCGTTTATGGAGAAGATGATGTTAAAAGAGCATTAGAAATGGGAATGGTTTCAATACTTCTTTTACATGAGGATGTAAATATTGAAAGATGGAAAGAAGAAGCTGAAAAGTCTGGAGCAAAAGTAATAGTTATACCTAATAGCTTACCAGAATCTGATTGGTTCTATAAAACTTTTGGCGGGGTAGCTGGTATATTAAGATACAAAATAGGCTAA
- a CDS encoding transposase yields the protein MLFKAKPTLNIPRYINMIKTITSRGYRGSFHKLRRSYGKDASDLRRFLATSGQVTLEVLKNYVESQGKE from the coding sequence ATGCTGTTCAAGGCCAAGCCAACCCTTAATATACCTAGATATATAAACATGATAAAGACAATAACATCAAGGGGATACAGAGGAAGTTTCCACAAGTTAAGGAGAAGTTATGGAAAGGACGCATCTGATCTCCGTCGTTTTTTGGCAACTAGCGGTCAAGTTACATTGGAGGTACTGAAGAACTATGTAGAGAGCCAAGGAAAAGAGTGA